In Streptomyces camelliae, the sequence CCCAGGCGGGGACGGGGCGCCGCAGAGCCAGGACGATGGCGGCGGCCTGGAGGAAGGTGCTCAGGAACGCCACAGCCGTGGTGAAGCCGTAGCTGTTGGCCAGCTCCTCGCCGCCGGCGAGGGCGATGCCGAGGGCCAGATAGCCGACGAGGACGTAGGTGAGCAGGCGGGCCCAGCGGTACTTCGAGAAGGGCGGCGACTGCGTCGACGGTGCCTCGCCCAGCCAGGTCCAGAGGCGGCGTCCGAGGCCGGGCCCGGCACCGGGGGCGGTGGGCGCGGGGGTGGGAGTGGCGCCGGCGGAGGGGTGGAGCTGGTCGAGATCGTGCGGGTCCGCGGGCTTCACGGAGTCAACCTTAGGCATGGTGCGGGGACTTTGCTGGGGGCAGGTGGCGGCGGACCACGTGCGACGTGCGGTGACGGGGACGGCGGGGGCCCTGTTCGTGGTGGCGGAAGGCCGCCCGGCACAGGGCCAGGACGAGGGTGAAGACGGGCAGCCAGGCGAGGCGGTACGCCACCCAGTCCAGTGAGTCGGGTGCGGTGTGCAGACCGGGCAGCCGGCCGGCTGTCAGACCGGTCGCCGTCGTGGCCATCATGGCCGTCTGGTGCCAGAGGTAGATGGTCATCGCGGAGAGGTTGACGAGGGCCACCGCCGACCACAGCAGCGGGCGGGCCATCGCGCGGCGCAGCCGGTCGCGCAGGAGCAGGGCCAGACCGCACTGGGCCAGGCCGAAGGCGACGGCCGCGAGGGTCGGCGGGTCGAGGTTGGAGATCTTCGCGCCGGGGACGCCGACCATCGACGCCGGGTAGCCCCCGCAGCCGATGAGCAGCGCCGTGGCCGCCGTACCGCCGAGGAGGAGGACCCAGGCCGCGCGCCGGCCGTCCAGTTCACCCCGGGTCCAGGCCGCGCCCAGGGTGTACGGCACGAGCCAGCCCGCCGGGAGGTTCAGCCAGGCCAGCCAGGAGGGGCCGAGGTGGAGGCCGAAGCGGAGCAGGTCGACATGCAGGACGACGGCCAGCGGCCACAGGGGGTTGAGGCGGGTGAGCAGCGGGGTGGCGGCGGTCAGGCCGGCGAAGACCAGCAGGAACCACAGCGGGGACAGGGCCAGCTTGAGCAGGGCCTCGATCGTGGCCGGCGGGGTGCCGGTGATCAGGAGGGCCAGGGCGGCGACCGCCCACAGGCACAGCAGCGCGGCCACCGGGCGGAGCAGGCGGGCCAGCCGCGCCCGCAGCCAGGCGCCGTAGCCCTCGCCTCGCGCGCGGGCCGAGGCGAGGCTGCGGGTCGCCACATGGCCGCCGACCAGGAAGAACACGGCCAGGGTCTGGAACAGCCAGGAGATCGGGGCCAGCCAGGGCATGTGCTGGAGCGGGCTGGTGGTGTGCAGGCCGCCGTCCTTGGCGACCAGCGCGGTCACCAGCCAGTGGCCGAGGACGACACCGAGGATCGCGAAGGCCCGCAGGGCGTCGACCGCTCGGTCCCGGTCGGCAGGGGTGACGGAGTCGACCTGGTGCGCGGTACGGCGCAGGGCGTGCAGGGGGTGGCGCGGACGGAGAATGTGCCGGCGAGGGGTGTGGGTCTGGGTGTGGACGGTGTGGAGTACGGCGGGCTCAGACACGGGTCACCTCCGAGGTCTCGCCGAGGGTGATCCGGGCCAGGTTGGCGAGGGAGGCCGAGCCCGGGGTGAAGTAGCCGCTGTGCTGGGCGCCGGCCGCGTCGAAGACCCGGGCGCCGAAGGCGGGGGAGACCGGGTCGGTGCCGAAGCCGAGGGTGGTGCCGAAGAGACCGACGCGGACGTGCGGGACGTGCGCCACCCAGTCGTCGCTGCCGCGGGCGGCCCAGACGCGGGCGCGGGTGTGCAGGCCGGCGGCGGAGTCCGCGCCGGTGCCGGGGCTGCCGACCAGGGCGATGTCGTCGGCGTCCAGGCCGGGGGCGGCCCGGCCGCAGACGACCGAGCCGTAGGAGTGGCAGAGCAGGGAGAGGTGTGCGCCCGGCTCGGTCGCCGCGCGCAGGTCTCGTACGAAGGCACGCAGGTGGGGGGCGGCTTCGTCGGCTCGGGTGGTCGTGGTGACCGTGGTGCTGACCGTGGCCGGGGTCGTGTAGCCGAGCCAGGCGATGACGGCGACGCGGGTGCCGTGGGGGGCGCGATGGGTGAGGTCCGCGTACAGGGCTGCGGCGGCCTTGTGGAAGCGGGCGTAGGTGTCCAGCGAGGTGTCCGAACCGGGGACCAGTACGGCGATGTGGCCGGCGTGCGACAGGTCGCCGAGCACCTCCGTGGCCTGGCCGGCACCCCGGCCGTCGAAGGTGAGGAGCGTGCGGGCCGGGGCGGCGAGCGCGCGGTCGGCGGCGGCACGGTGGCTGTCCCCGTGGGCCGCGGCCATCCGGGCGGCGCGGGCCGCGTCGGCTCGGTTCGCCGCGTAGGTGGAGTGGAGGGTGGCCGCCGTGAGTGCGGGGAGACGGGCGGGCCGGGGGGCCGGTATCCCGGGATGCGTGGTGGCGGCGGAGAGGGGGGCCGCGATGGCGGTGACGAGCAGGGCGGCGAACAACGCGCGAAGGCATCCGCGGGCCCGGCCGCTTCGTTTGCCGACCCGCACCCCCCGTGACGCTTTCGTCGCCAGGCGCGGGTGGCCCTGGTGGGGGGCCTTCGCCGTCGGCGGCTGCGGGTGAGGGGAGGGGGTGGCGGAGGGGCGGTCGTCGATCGTCGCCGGGCGCGGGTGGCCCTGGCGGGACACATGCGCCGCCGGCGGCTGCGGGTGGGAGGACGGGGACTGCGAGTCGAGTGCCGTGTGCGAGTCGGGTGCCGTGTGCGGGTCCGTTGTGGCTGGTCGCTCCCCCAAGCTCTCAACTTCGTTCGAGCAGGGAGGTACCCCCATCGCTGCGGAGCCGTATAGGGATACAGCCCCGCGCCCCTCACGGGGCCCATTCACCGCCGGCATCTGCTGGTGGGCCCGGTGCCCGGTGTGCCCCATGGTCGGCTTCCTTTCAGAATGCCCGGCCATCGGGCTTTTCTGGCAAGGAAGTTATGGAGCGAAGCGTGTCGTCGGCGTCCCGCCTGAGAGCTGTCCTGCGAGGTAGCTCTCAGGTACTACGGGTATGACCGGGGCGGGCCCCGGGGTGATCCTCCTGAGGCGGGGTCACCAGGCCAGTTGGGCGATCTCCTCCGCCACCACCGCGCACGCGTCCGCGGCCGGGTCGATCAGGGGGAAGTGGCCCACGTCCTCCAGCAGGGTAAGGCCCACCACCTCACCCGCCTTCGCCGCCGCGTCCGCGTACGACTCGGCCACCGCGTGCGGTACGACCAGGTCCGTACGGCCCTGGACCAGCGTCGTCGCGATGCCCGTCGGGAGCAGGAGGACGGGGTCGGCGTACGGGCGGCGGCCGGCGAAGGTGTCGTGGCCGCCCAGGAGTTGCAGGCTCGCGTTGCCGCAGACGTCCAGTTTCTCCGCCACCTCGAAGTCCGCGATGGGGGCCAGGGCGACGACGCCCCGCAGGGGTGCCGGGCCCGCCGTGCGCCACGGGGCGTCCGCCGGGAGGCAGTGCCGGGCCGCCGCCCACAGCGCCAGGTGGCCGCCCGCCGAGTGGCCCGTCAGCACCATGCGGCGCGGGTCCGCCTGCGGCAGCGCCGTACGCACGAGATCCGGCAGGGCGTCCAGGGCGGCCGCCACGTCGTCGAAGGTCTCCGGCCAGCGGCCGGCCGGAGGGACGGTCTCGCCCGTGTTCTGCTCGGGGATCAGGGACGACGAGGGCTCACCGCCGCGCCGGTACTCCACGTTGGCCACCGCGAAACCCCTACGGGCCAGGTAGTCCGCGAACGGCGTGATGTGCCGCCGGTCGTACCGGGCCCGCCACGCGCCCCCGTGCAGGACCACCACCAGCGGAGCGGAGACGTCCTGGTCGGACCGCGGTGCGTAGAAGTCGATCACCTGGTCGGGGTGGTCGCCGTAGGCGGAGCTGACGTCGGGGTCGACCGGGGAGTGCGAGAAGGCCGACTCCTCTTCGGCGGCGGCGCGGGCAGCTGCGGCGTCGTCCGGCATGCTCCAACCTCTCAGCGATGGAACGTGTTTGGCGTGTGGCGGACCAGATGGGGAACTTTTCGTTCACCTTGGCGGGGACGGTATCAGGCCAGTGACGTGCGCGGACATGGGGATGTGACGGAGGGTGAGGGAAAACGGTTCTGTGCGGGCCCTGGGGGAGAGACCTGACCGGCCGCTCCCCCAGGACTCCCGCTACGCCAGCTCCTCCGCCAGGATCCGCGCCGCCCGCTCCGTCTCCGCGAAGCCGACGTACAGCGGGGTGAAGCCGAAGCGCAGGACGTCCGGGTGCCGGAAGTCACCCACGACACCCCTGCTGATCAGCCGCTTCATCACCGCACCGGCGTCCGGACAGCGCAGGGCGACCTGGCTGCCGCGCTCCTCGTGCCGCTCGGGCGTCACCGACTCCACGCGGCCCGGCTCGGTGTACGCCCGCACGCAGCGCAGGAAGAAGTCCGTCAGGGCGAGGGACTTCGCGCGGACGGCCGCGACCGAGACGCCGTCCCAGACCTCCAGGGCCGCCTCCAGGGCCAGCATGGACAGGATGTCCGGCGTGCCCACCCGGCCGCGCAGCGCGCCCGGCGCCGGGGCGTACGACGGGCTCATGCCGAACGGGTCGGTGTGGGAGTTCCAGCCGGGCAGCGGGGAGTCGAAGCGGGACTGCAGCTCCTGGCGGACGTAGAGGTACGCCGGTGAACCCGGGCCGCCGTTCAGGTACTTGTAGGTGCAGCCGACCGCCAGGTCGACCCCGTGCTCGTCCAGGCCCACCGGCAGCGCGCCCGCGCTGTGGCACAGGTCCCAGACGGCGAGGGCGCCCGCCGCGTGGATCGCCGCGGTCAGCCCCGGCAGGTCGTGCAGGCGGCCGGTGCGGTAGTCGACGTGGTTCAGCAGGACCGCCGCCGTACGCTCGCTCAGGGCCGCCGGCACCTCCGCCGGGGTCACCGCGCACAGGGTGTGGCCGGTCAGGCGGGCCGCCGAGGAGGCCAGGTAGCCGTCCGTGGGGAAGGTCGTCGCGTCGACGAGGATCTCGCTCCGGCCCTCACCGGCCTCGTCCGCCATCCGAACCGCGGCCACAAGTGCCTTGAACACGTTGACACTTGTGGAGTCACCCACGACGATCTGGCCGGGCGCCGCCCCGACCAGCGGGGCGATCCGGTCACCGATCCGCTCGGGCGCGGTCCACCAGCCGCTCTCGTCCCAGGAGCGGATGCGCAGCTCGCCCCACTGGCGCCGGACCACGTCCGCGACCCGGTCGGGCACAACCGCCGGGAGCGCGCCGAGCGAGTTCCCGTCCAGGTACACAACGCCGTCGAGGACGAAGCGGTCCCGGAGCGGCGCCAGTTCGTCCGCGGCGTCGAACTTCTCTGCTTCCAGGGCCAGTTCAGACATGGGACCTCGCCGTCCACAGCTCGGGGAACACGTTCTTGCGGGCCCGCTTCTCCAGCCAGGCCACACCGGCCGAGCCGCCCGTGCCGGGCTTGGCGCCCATGGCGCGGCGGGTGGCGACCAGGTGGTCGTTGCGCCAGCGCCACACCAGTTCGGCGACGTCGGTCAACGCCTCGCCCAGGCGGGCCGGCTCGGCGTCCGGGTCGCCGGAGTAGATCGCCGCCCAGGCCTGTTCGACCTGGTCGGAGGGCTCGTAGCGCTGGGAGACGTCCCGGTGGACGACGGACGCGGGGACGGCGTGGCCGTGGCGGGCCAGGAAGCGGAGCACCTCGTCGTACAGGCTCGGCTCGTGCAGCGCCTTCGCCAGTTCCGCGTGAACGCGGGGGGCGCCGCGGTGCGGTACGAGCATGGACGCGGACTTCTCGCCGAGCAGGAACTCCATGCGCCGGTACATGGCCGACTGGAAGCCGGAGCCCTCGCCGAGGGCGGAGCGGTAGGAGTTGAACTGCGCGGGGGTGAGCTGGGCGAGCGGGGTCCAGGAGGCGTTGAGGGCCTCCAGCTCCCGTACGGAACGCTTCAGCGCGGCGATCGCGGTCGGTACGTCGTCCGAGCGGAGGGCGTTCGCCGCCGTCTCCCACTCGTGCACGATCACCGTGAACCACAGCTCCATCACCTGGGTCGTGACCAGGAAGACCATCTCTCCGGGATCGTCGGAGAGGGTGTGCTGGAGGTGGGTGAGCACGTCGGCCTTGACGTAGTCCTCGTACGGCGTGGTGCCGGCGAAGTCGAGATGCGGGGTCTCGGGCTCCTGAGTCTCGATCGACAGATGAGCCTGTTGGGACATCGCTGTCTCCTGTTGTACTCCGGGTAGCGGTCCGCCCCTGCCGATTCCGGCACGGGGGCCCCGGTCCCCAACGGCATCCTCTGCAATCGACTCCCGTACGGCAAGGCCCGTCCGTTGCCGGACGGGCCACACCGGTCCCGTGAGGGAGGGGTCAGCCCAGGGTCTGGGCGGCCGTCGGGGAGGAGTCCTTCAGGAACTGCGAGCAGCGCTCGTACTCCTCCTGCTCGCCGATCGCCTGCGCGGCGCGGGCGAGGGCGTGCAGGGCGCGCAGGAAGCCGCGGTTCGGCTCGTGCTCCCACGGCACCGGGCCGTGGCCCTTCCAGCCATTGCGGCGAAGGGCGTCCAGGCCGCGGTGGTAGCCCGTACGGGCGTAGGCGTACGACTCCACGACCCGGCCGGCCTCGAACGCGTCGTCGGCCAGCTGGGCCCAGGCGAGGGAGGAGGTGGGGTACTTGGCGGCGACGTCCGCGGGGGCGGTGCCGTTCGCGAGGGCTTCGCGGGGCTCCGGGTCGTCGGGGAGGTGGGTCGGGGGCGGGCCGCCGAGGAGGTTCTGGTGAATCGTCATGGGGTCCAGTCTGCTACGCGGCTACGACGGCCGCCGCCGGGTGGGCACCGTCCCGGCCTACACGTGTCCCTTCCCCTCCAGCGGCGGCACCGTCACGCTCCCGTAGGTCCGGCAGTCCGGATGGCGGCAGTCCGGCGCCGGGCGGCGGATCAGGGCGAGGGCCAGCGCCGCGCCCACGACCAGCACCCCCGCGCACATCGGCATCGCCCGCCGGAACGCCGTGTCGAAGGAAGACGGCACCCGGTACGCCTCCGGGCCCATGCCCGCCAGCAGCGGCAGCGCCGCCACCGCGATCAGGCCCGCGGCCCGTGCCGCCGCGTTGTTGATGCCGCTGGCCAGGCCCGCGCGGGCGGTGTCCACCGAGGCGAGGACCGTCGCCGTCAGGGGGGCCACCAGGGTGACCATGCCGGCGCCCATCACCAGCAGGGCCGGAAGGACGTCCGTGAGGTAGGAGGAGTGCGGCCCCACCCGCAGCATCAGCAGCATCGCCGCCGCACAGAGCAGTGGGCCGACCGTCAGGGGCAGGCGCGGGCCCGTGCGGTCCGCCAGGGCGCCCGAGCGGGCCGAGAAGAGCAGCATCAGGGCCGTCGTCGGCAGCAGTGCCGTACCGGCCGCCAGCGGCGAGTAGCCCGACACCACCTGGAGCTGGAGCGCCACCAGGAAGAAGAAGCCGCCGAACGCCGCGTACACGCACAGGGTGACGAGGTTGACGGCCGTGAACTGGCGTGAGGCGAAGATGTCCGGCGGGAGCATCGGGTCCGGGCGGTGCCGTTCGACCTGGACGAA encodes:
- a CDS encoding acyltransferase family protein, translating into MRRTAHQVDSVTPADRDRAVDALRAFAILGVVLGHWLVTALVAKDGGLHTTSPLQHMPWLAPISWLFQTLAVFFLVGGHVATRSLASARARGEGYGAWLRARLARLLRPVAALLCLWAVAALALLITGTPPATIEALLKLALSPLWFLLVFAGLTAATPLLTRLNPLWPLAVVLHVDLLRFGLHLGPSWLAWLNLPAGWLVPYTLGAAWTRGELDGRRAAWVLLLGGTAATALLIGCGGYPASMVGVPGAKISNLDPPTLAAVAFGLAQCGLALLLRDRLRRAMARPLLWSAVALVNLSAMTIYLWHQTAMMATTATGLTAGRLPGLHTAPDSLDWVAYRLAWLPVFTLVLALCRAAFRHHEQGPRRPRHRTSHVVRRHLPPAKSPHHA
- a CDS encoding alpha/beta hydrolase, which translates into the protein MRVGKRSGRARGCLRALFAALLVTAIAAPLSAATTHPGIPAPRPARLPALTAATLHSTYAANRADAARAARMAAAHGDSHRAAADRALAAPARTLLTFDGRGAGQATEVLGDLSHAGHIAVLVPGSDTSLDTYARFHKAAAALYADLTHRAPHGTRVAVIAWLGYTTPATVSTTVTTTTRADEAAPHLRAFVRDLRAATEPGAHLSLLCHSYGSVVCGRAAPGLDADDIALVGSPGTGADSAAGLHTRARVWAARGSDDWVAHVPHVRVGLFGTTLGFGTDPVSPAFGARVFDAAGAQHSGYFTPGSASLANLARITLGETSEVTRV
- a CDS encoding DUF3151 domain-containing protein, which codes for MTIHQNLLGGPPPTHLPDDPEPREALANGTAPADVAAKYPTSSLAWAQLADDAFEAGRVVESYAYARTGYHRGLDALRRNGWKGHGPVPWEHEPNRGFLRALHALARAAQAIGEQEEYERCSQFLKDSSPTAAQTLG
- the kynU gene encoding kynureninase — its product is MSELALEAEKFDAADELAPLRDRFVLDGVVYLDGNSLGALPAVVPDRVADVVRRQWGELRIRSWDESGWWTAPERIGDRIAPLVGAAPGQIVVGDSTSVNVFKALVAAVRMADEAGEGRSEILVDATTFPTDGYLASSAARLTGHTLCAVTPAEVPAALSERTAAVLLNHVDYRTGRLHDLPGLTAAIHAAGALAVWDLCHSAGALPVGLDEHGVDLAVGCTYKYLNGGPGSPAYLYVRQELQSRFDSPLPGWNSHTDPFGMSPSYAPAPGALRGRVGTPDILSMLALEAALEVWDGVSVAAVRAKSLALTDFFLRCVRAYTEPGRVESVTPERHEERGSQVALRCPDAGAVMKRLISRGVVGDFRHPDVLRFGFTPLYVGFAETERAARILAEELA
- a CDS encoding alpha/beta hydrolase, which codes for MPDDAAAARAAAEEESAFSHSPVDPDVSSAYGDHPDQVIDFYAPRSDQDVSAPLVVVLHGGAWRARYDRRHITPFADYLARRGFAVANVEYRRGGEPSSSLIPEQNTGETVPPAGRWPETFDDVAAALDALPDLVRTALPQADPRRMVLTGHSAGGHLALWAAARHCLPADAPWRTAGPAPLRGVVALAPIADFEVAEKLDVCGNASLQLLGGHDTFAGRRPYADPVLLLPTGIATTLVQGRTDLVVPHAVAESYADAAAKAGEVVGLTLLEDVGHFPLIDPAADACAVVAEEIAQLAW
- a CDS encoding tryptophan 2,3-dioxygenase family protein, translating into MSQQAHLSIETQEPETPHLDFAGTTPYEDYVKADVLTHLQHTLSDDPGEMVFLVTTQVMELWFTVIVHEWETAANALRSDDVPTAIAALKRSVRELEALNASWTPLAQLTPAQFNSYRSALGEGSGFQSAMYRRMEFLLGEKSASMLVPHRGAPRVHAELAKALHEPSLYDEVLRFLARHGHAVPASVVHRDVSQRYEPSDQVEQAWAAIYSGDPDAEPARLGEALTDVAELVWRWRNDHLVATRRAMGAKPGTGGSAGVAWLEKRARKNVFPELWTARSHV
- a CDS encoding MFS transporter, encoding MPDVRLASPQGKWILLTTVLGSSMALLDSTVVNVALPRIGRDLDASLAALQWTVNAYMVTLAGLILLGGSLGDHYGRRKIFVLGVVWFAAASLLCGLALNPAMLIASRALQGIGGALLTPGSLALIQASFHPDDRSRAVGLWSGFGGIGAAVGPFLGGWLVSGPGWRWVFLLNVPLALLCVPVALRHVPESADGGRHARFDVLGAVLGALALALLTYALIEARTGSLIVALTAVVGLAAAVAFVQVERHRPDPMLPPDIFASRQFTAVNLVTLCVYAAFGGFFFLVALQLQVVSGYSPLAAGTALLPTTALMLLFSARSGALADRTGPRLPLTVGPLLCAAAMLLMLRVGPHSSYLTDVLPALLVMGAGMVTLVAPLTATVLASVDTARAGLASGINNAAARAAGLIAVAALPLLAGMGPEAYRVPSSFDTAFRRAMPMCAGVLVVGAALALALIRRPAPDCRHPDCRTYGSVTVPPLEGKGHV